In the genome of Lathyrus oleraceus cultivar Zhongwan6 chromosome 4, CAAS_Psat_ZW6_1.0, whole genome shotgun sequence, the window CACATATCGACATCAAGTTGCAGCAACCGTTCAATGCACCCTCTCCGGCTCAATTCTACAGCAAACAGGTTAAGGCATTGAAATAATCCTAGCTAACATGGACAGTTGCAATCTGTAGCAGAAACACAACAACACAATTTGTCATTTCTCTCCTCTAGTCAGTGATGAGACAGTGTTGGAAGAAGGGCATATATTGAAAATTGATTTGGCATGTCATATTGATGGGTTTATTGCTGTCGTGGCTCACACACATGTTCTTCAAGAGGGGTCTGTTACAGGACGTGCAACGGATGTCATTGCTGCAGCAAACACGGCTGCTGAAGTGGCATTGAGGCTTGTTAGGCCTGGAAGGAAGAACCAAGATGTAACTGATGCGATTCAAAAGGTTGCTGCTGCCTATGATTGTAGGATTGTTGAAGGTGTTCTTGGCCACCAAATGAAGCAGTTTGTGATTGATGCAAATAAGGTTGTGCTAAATGTATCTAATCCTGATACAAGGGTTGATGATGCCGAGTTTGAAGAGAATGAAGTTTATGCAATCGATATTGTAGCCAGCACCGGAGAAGGCAAGCCTAAGCTGTTAGATGAGAAACAAACAACCATTTATAAGCGGGCTGTTGACAAGAGTTATCACTTGAAGATGAAAGCATCTCGATTTATTCTCAGTGAAATAAGCCAAAAATTTCCAATCATGCCATTTTCTGCTAGGGCCTTGGAAGAGAAAAGAGCTCGGCTAGGTTTAGTGGAATGTATGAATCACGAGCTCTTGCAGCCATATCCTGTTTTGCATGAAAAGCAAGGTGATTTTGTTGCACACACCAAATTCACGGCCTTATGCTATCAAAGCTCAGACTTTGATACTTTGTAGTGGAGATGATCAATTATTACCTAGCCAACAGGAAGGTGAAAAACTATGAAGTATCACGACTATGTTTCTGATTTCATACCGCCGCAGCCCGAGATTCAAACTGCAGTATTTCTGCTACAATACCGCTACCTGAAACAGAATTGGAAACAGACGATGAGTTTAAACCTAAGAAAAGCTTCTTGAATCTTAAAAAGGCAAACAAATTCTGAACCGTTGACTTCAGAAAAGATGTTGCGTTCTTATCTTGAGCCTACCAAACCAGTAGAAACTTAGGAAGGATTACAAACCAGTAAGAACTTAAGAAATTACGAACCGGTAGAAACTTACCTCATATTGGAAGGTTTGATTTAATCGGTTCTTGGACTGAAACCAACAGCAAACCCAATTGTCGACCTCTCTGGTGTCTTTGGAACTAATGTAATTGCTCTCGGTCAAGATCTTTCTTACGACACAAAAACGGGCGAATTAACTCAGTCTAATGCTGGTTTGAACTTCTTCAAAGATGATTTGGTTGCTTCATCGGTTCTGAATGAGAAAGTAACAGAAGCAAAATGGCAAAAAGTTAAATTTCAAAAAAATCCCAAATTTGGAATTAAGACAAATTCAAAGAGAAAGAAGGAGCTCGTGGTACCAGTTCCGGATTATAGCATAAAACAGGCTAAACTCGTTTCTGAGCTAAAAAAAGCGCTTCTGGAAACTTTCTCCTTTCGAACCTTTGGGCAccaattgaaaccctaattcagagCATAAATAGAAAGGAGAAGAAATCAGTAAGGGGATCGAAAAAAAGACGAAAAAAAGAGGAACGACGGAAAGGATACCAAACCCTAATCACCAAATCAAGGACAAACCTGTGAGCTTCATCGTTGCCGTTTGTCATCGCCGAAGGTGAGTTTTTCGTTTCAGACATTGCTTTGCTCACACGATTGATTGAGATATGGGCGTCTGGGTTTGGGACGTGATGGTAGCGATGGGAGAGTTTGAGAGTTTGAGTGAGAGCGTTTGAGAGAGAGGTTCGTGAACGAGATATGTAAAGGAGGTTTCGAGAGAGAACGAGATGGAAGGAGGGCGTGAGAGTTTGAGAGAGCATCGTTGAGATTGGACGAGACGGAGAGATTGAGAGAGGAAGAGTTCTAAGAGTTCgttcattttcttttttttcatttattaTTTACTTTAAGCGTGGTTTAAAACCTTTTTAATTCCATTTTAAGTGACTGTTGGTTTTCCCAGTAGATATTAATATTGGCTATTAAAGTTGATTCTTTTTTACCATTTCCAACTTATTCCCCTTCGGAAATCCAACAGACAAGTGGTTGGAATTAATTAGGTTATTCTACccttttttattatttagttttattatttttttattttaatcctttttaatttattttagtttatatatttaagttaGTACTAAAATAACATCTAGTTGGTAAGTGGCCTGGTGGAGAGGGTGGTTTTCATAGTCTCAAGAGGAGTGGGTTTGATACTCGTATGTAGCATttttttagtatttcatttttttagtatttcattttttttagtatttcatttttttagtatttcattttcttttagcttttattttttagtattttattgtcttttagcattttgtttcttttaatatttttttttatgtccATGCTTCTTTATTAATTTCATCATATATTCGAAACCATTTGAAAACTAtaaaaaatcatacttttctcgatttaatatcgagctctttttcacacccttgtaagtcgattgctttttcAAGCATCGtcgtcaacctcacatagcttactcttgggctttcttacaatgagccggttctcttccacttacactcatacttttgcattatttgttgtttgggcccgatttaattatttcattattttgaatccccatttgacaaaatgtaccccactcccccgatgtgtaataattttgtactgtttagttctttatttgtttgactgtttagttagctactaatataagaataaaatcaacaatttcaaaaaatacaaaaaaatatgactcgatccaacgtcgagtattttctcaataaacaaatcaactcaTTCCTCCTTTCTATTCCGTTTCTctcaaacttcatcaaatgcttgatccaacgtcaagccattttttctaataaaaactcaaaaaaaatattaattcatattcaagactttttcaataaagatggaaatggaacgtggtgtataccacgcactcctgagactaagattcgagatgtatatctcgccagtcctagctctcgccatcatccaatttatccactttgttttctctcaaacacttatccaaatttctcttaaacgtccatcaatacttgatctaggttaagtcattttcacaacaaaaatcaaaatacctaattcttatcTAACATTTTCTCAATcaaggtggaaatggaacatggtgtataccatgcactcctgaggttaagcttcgagatgtatatctcgacaatcttaactctcgccacCGTCTtaaattgtcaatgcggtttcttcaaaccctttctcaatcaaattccaaaatgcttaattcatattcaagaccttttcaataaagatggaaatgaaacatggtgtataccatgcactcctgagactaagattcgagatgtatatctcgccagtcctagctctcgccatcatccaatttatccactttgttttctctcaaacacttatccaaatttctcttaaacgtccatcaatacttgatctaggttaagtcattttcacaacaaaactcaaaatacctaattcttatctaacattttctcaataaaggtggaaatggaatatggtgtataccatgcactcctgaggttaagattcgagatgtatatctcgacaatcttaactctcgccaccgtctaaaattgtcaatgcggtttcttcaaaccctttctcaatcaaattccaaaatgcttaattcatattcaagacattttcaataaagatggaaatggaacatggtgtataccatgcactcctgaggctaggattcgagatgtatatctcgctcatccaagttctcgccatcactcaaaatacacccagccaatcaaactcttttctcgctgccgtgcgactaatcaaaaaccttttttcataaacgaagggtatcttgtcttaagtgatataaaacaatgtttcggccacgattgttgagtagagataaatgacgcttttccgaatgtagatttataaatccgttcgatgtgtggtatgcgtccactcctcatctgttttgggtaaaacaatgttttcgtcgattaatacaatatagctttcgctaaaatcgaccaacaaacaaacatttttctacctagaactacgtaagccttgatttctcttttgagatacgtaggagcaggatttgtaaatcttgtcaggtccactaataaaaaacttaggtttagtcctttgttaaaaaaaaatccaaaaacatttcttctttcttctattctttctttccctcattataacttgaaaagcctaacatgtcaactaacattaatgcacacaactgacctaatggttcccgttgagtacaacggacgtgaggggtgctaataccttcccctcgcgtaatcgactcccgaaccctgatattggttgcgatgaccatatcttatcctttattttgtcttgggttttatcgatatttcccctttcctttttaggaataaataaagttcggtggcgactctgttcagtccatcattgcgagcgtgcaaatcgcgcttcgctttaaagtcgtatcctcattttttcgaggtgcgacagatggcgactctgctggggacaacttctccctaagcgagtcaagcctagttaggacgtttgtgtgcctttgtttgtttaattgtgtggcttttcttcattgttttattatctttattgttatattgttatatttgttgtatattggttccaaTGTGTTGGGTATTGatatttgattgcaaaccatgtgggaaagactctacacccgagtctagagtgaaaaaaacataagataggacgatggttgagtagtacggactcccgaggtgaatacttcgtaagggtcggtacgagaacctcacttagagtagatccttttgcaaatattgtcgcccgaggtgtatacctcgtaagcgtcgatgtttcaaaggggtccatgactctaaggaccttttagaacattaaacctttggccgactagaaatgatggttacgtagtatggattcccaaggtgaatacttcgtaaggatcgatacgagaacctcgctcagaatagattccctagatggagttgatgaccggaaagtattttccgtaagtATCAAACAatcttttgaatccatgactctgagtaccctgtctagaacccagtagatggttgcgtagtacggactcccgaggtgaatacttcgtaagggtcggtacgagaacctcacccagaatagattcccttgatggagttgacgaccgggaagtatttcccgtaagcgtcaaacaatcttgtgaatcaatgactctggggatcctttgtaacaaagccctagatcatacccggtgagaaccccgttttggaaagcAATCAAATTTACCCATACCTCGGACCTTCGAACctataaaaaaaacaaaaaaaagcattgcatccattcattcattgcatatgcataaaaagcaaaactcttagttgTTTCGCATTATTTCAGGAATCCAAGACTTGTTAGCAAGATGAATCCTGAAAGAAGAGgcacttttcagttcaaatacaagaacgtggaccttaccagcctacagaagttgagtgccaaagtaacacctctcaaactcaacagcttcgtacaaaactatggaagaattctggacatcctaaatgagaagatggacatgatgaccgcggtgactattgctcagttctatgatccacctctacgttgtttcacgttttctgacttccagttggctcctaccttggaggagGTTGAGAGGATCGTAGGCCGGAACTTGAAGGACCATAACCCATTTCCTAAGCTTGATGAAGATATTCCTCCCAAGAGAATAACTTCAGCTTTGGGTCTGAAAGTTTCTGAAGTCGTGGATAATTGGGATGTGAAAGGACCTTTCAGTGGTTTTTCTAGGAAGTTCCTGGAAGATCAGGCCaagaagatggaaaaagaagggaattgggaagccttttatgctgtgttagccgtgttggtatatgggatagtcctcttcccaaatattgaccattttgtggacCACCTGGCGGTGAGAATTTTCTTCTCTGGTAACCCTGTACCGTTCCTCTTGGCAGATATCTACTACACTCTCCACGATCgtcatgagaagaagggaggaatCATCTTATGTTGTGCACAGTTGTTACATGCTTGGTTCAGATCCCATATGCCTGAAGAAGGTCCTTTCGTCTCCAAGGAACTCAAGCCTTTCCAGAAGTTGGCTTCCCTCACCTCCAGTCATGTTAAGTGGTATATCAGAGATTGGGAAACCGAGAATGTGATTGTCAGCATTGGAGACTTCCCCAATGTGCCGttgataggaaccaagggttgcatcaactataaccccaTGTTATCTCTAAGGCAGCATGGATACCCTATGAATGGCCCTCCAAGAGCTGAGGCTCTAGAGCCTTTCATCTTACATGGTATTGAAGCGGATCATCCCATGGTGAAAAAGATCAAGAGGTCTTGGCAAGCAGTCATCAGAAAAGGTAAGGAGTTGGGTAGGAGAAATGTCATCGCTCAAGAGCCTTACATTTGTTGGGTTAGAGAAAGGGTTCAGATGATTAAACTCCCTTAtccatttgatccttctatctatccagtggttcctgagccagaacccatattatctgaagatgtagagaagctcaatgcccgtatcaaggagttggaattggaaaatgctgatttgagaatcaggcttggccgagtctcgatagagaatgggaacttgagagatgatcaacaaaagaaagacAAAGAGCTCGAAGTCTCCAACAAAAGAGCTAGAGAGTCTGAAGCAAGGAGAGAAAAGTTTGGACAAGCACTCTTTAGCACCAAATCTGTGTTCAAATCAAAGGAAGAGGAGTTGGATAGAGCTTTACTCCGGATTCAAAAACTCAACAAGACTCTGGAACTGAcccttgagatgaaaagggaagcaCGGTTGATTTCTGAGATTCGTACTCGTGAATTGGAGAATACCATTCAGAAGTACCAGGATGCTCTGGAACGTGAGAAGCTGAAGACCGAAGAGTCAGAAAGAGTTTGCACACGGTTGAAGCATCATTTGGATCGAGCCGATGCTAGAATCCAAGCACTTGAAGGTGGGGATTAGGATGCTGCCTATATGGTGTTGCTGAATGAATGCagatattggagaaacctctatagggacatagagGTGACAAAGGCTGAAGACGTGCGTATTATCCAAGATCTCCAGGGGCTCTACACTGAGTGGAAGGGCAAATTTCTGAAGCTGTCCGGGTTCGCGAGTTCCATCATGCGTGAGCTACCTGAGAAGCTGCAAGAGGCGgattggtgcatgtgtccagagaacacaccgcatcaagtctttaatttcattaagttttgtaagGCAATGTTAGAAGGGTTAACTACCGACCTTGCTACGGTCCGGAAAGCCCATAAACCATGAGCAcgttgtttgtatttgaacttggatatgagattaatgaaaaatcacttttgagattcattttattgtgtttcatttccttattattttaaatatttgcTAACAAGTGTTGTGACGTTTTTGAAATAAATGAttgaaactaaccaagagttttgcaaataaaatgcatccatacatgcattcatgcattttttaaaacagagtctcattctgtcctttcttcctccagtttcacgctgaattttcaacaccaatacaatactcgtgccagagctcgtcaaagaatggcagaCCAAGAGCATGAATTGGAGCGAGTGAGCTCAGAGCTTGAAGACCTGCGTGGAAACATGGGGCAGGTCATGGAGATATTACAGGTCATCAGGGCGAAGCTAGACACCCAAACAACGGTTGTTTCTGAAGTCGCAGGTCCAtcgattgaaccccaacctgcgaGGGCGGTACCAACAACCTGGCCAACCTATGGTTTACCTCCCGGTTTCACGCCTACAGTTGAAGGCGCCCCTGGTTTTGCACCACCTGCTCAGCAGACAGCTCCTCTACCGACCATCAATGAAAACCATCAAGTGGTTCACACGTTCGCACCTCCTCTCGTTCGTGCACATGCGCAACCTTACTTTGAGGATCAGCAACATGCTCCAGACTtttcagatgaagatgaggaaaggcAAGAGGACCTAAGAGGGATGAAGGAGAATTACCAGCTGCTTGAGAAGAGATTGAGGGCTATGGAGGGcgaccaagtttttggtgctacagctaaggagatgtgcttggtgtcaggtcttgtgattcctgcgaagttcaagaccccagatttcgataagcatgagggccactcgtgtcctaagagtcaccttattatgtactatcgaaaaatggtTGCGCATGTAGAAGATGACAAgcttatgatacattgcttccaggagagcttgaggggtgctccctccaAGTGGTACCTAAGCCTGGATCAGAGTAGGATTCGTTGCTTCCAGGACTTATCTGATGCCTTCATCCAACActacaagtataatatggatatggccccagataggagACAACTTctcagcatgtcccagaaagacaaggagtcttttaaggagtatgcgcaacgatggagggaagtggcctcgcaagtcgaaccacctctggctgagaagaaattagcggattggttcatggatacagtcAAACCTGTGTTTTATGAAAGAATGGTAAGTAGTGTGTCTGCAAGTTTCTCTGACCTGGTCGCTGTAGGCATAAAGGTCGAACTTGGATtaaaagaatggaaagatgacgactacctctgaaacatctggtagtAATGCCAAAAAGTTTCCTGGAGGATTTCAAGGAAAGAAGGAGGGGGATACGAATGCAGTGTCAACTAGTCAAAGAAGGAGTCAGTCATGGAAGAAACAACACCAATTTactcaacaacaccaatttcCTCAACAACAACCAATTTATCCAGTACAATATGTCCAACAACCGTATGTGGCAGCTGTCACACAAAATTTTAACCAACCACAAGCTTCAGTTTATCAACCTGTTCCTGCTCAACAAGCGCCGATATATCAGCAAGCGCCCGCgccacctgcttatcaacagccgagggcacaggctcctcgtccgcaaaatcctcaaaatcaaaatagggtacagAGAAGCAGAGTTCTGTTTGCTTCAATCCTTATGACATACACTGAATTGTACCCGTCATTGCTACAGAAAGGGTTAGTGACGCCCAGatctttgggtcctccaccaaatcctttacctccGTGGTACAAACCAGATGCAcattgtcctttccatgggggtgccccaggacatgatttagaaggatgttatgctttaaagcatattgtgcgagacctGGTTGAAAAGAAGATTCTGTCGTTTCGAGACGTcggacccaatgtcaagaacaaccCTTTGCCAACACATGGTGATGTCAATGCCGTCGAAGATGCTTCTGA includes:
- the LOC127137911 gene encoding ERBB-3 BINDING PROTEIN 1 encodes the protein MELPSADMLELKDKMNELINIMQGFAIGQKALADKVEKLERVSAANSGVNLDGVSNQGQGSRDGGKRTTVGLVNNAGAAGQPGPSQNMKDNFVPPFYGFDDDQEEDREADQFSMRNEPFVPYDIPPQNKEIQLLAEKIKVLESYATPGVVNMSNMGLVEGIKHNNTICHFSPLVSDETVLEEGHILKIDLACHIDGFIAVVAHTHVLQEGSVTGRATDVIAAANTAAEVALRLVRPGRKNQDVTDAIQKVAAAYDCRIVEGVLGHQMKQFVIDANKVVLNVSNPDTRVDDAEFEENEVYAIDIVASTGEGKPKLLDEKQTTIYKRAVDKSYHLKMKASRFILSEISQKFPIMPFSARALEEKRARLGLVECMNHELLQPYPVLHEKQGDFVAHTKFTALCYQSSDFDTL